The sequence GGGTCCGGGCAGGTCGACCAGGATGCCGACGTGGCGGTCGAGCTTCGCGGCCAGCCGCCGCACCAGCCGGATCCTGCGGCGGTGCTGGTCGCGGGTCCCGTGCGACAGGTTGAGACGGAAGACATCGACTCCCAGGCCGACCAGGCCGGAGAGGATTGATTCGCTCTGCGAGGCGGGACCGAGCGTG comes from Candidatus Polarisedimenticolia bacterium and encodes:
- a CDS encoding pyruvate kinase, with protein sequence MPPVPDVPRMAKVVATLGPASQSESILSGLVGLGVDVFRLNLSHGTRDQHRRRIRLVRRLAAKLDRHVGILVDLPGP